In the genome of Brachypodium distachyon strain Bd21 chromosome 3, Brachypodium_distachyon_v3.0, whole genome shotgun sequence, the window GTCGTGCGCCATCCAGCGGTCGATGCAGCCCCGGTGGAAGACGTGGCGGCAGTTGGGGAGCCGCCGCACCTCGTCTTCCCCGGCGATGCCGCTGAGGCAGACGGCGCAGTCGTCGTCGcagcacggcggcgaggaggaggaggccagcAGCTCGTCGAACCGCAGCACGGGCAGCGCCTCCTCGATGATGATGTCCATCCGCGGCAGCGCGCGGAAGTCCGGCCGCCGGTGCTGCAGCGAAGCGTGCGCGTGCCATTGGGCCTCCTGGTCCTGGGCCGTCGTCGTCATGGGCGGGTTGCCGAGGTCGATGAGGTCGCCCAGGCCGACGGCTTGGAAGGcccagaggaggaagcggtgGAGCTGACCAAGGAGGAGAAGCACCTGGAGGAGCAGCCGCGGGAGGAGCAGCTCGGAGTACCCGACGGGGAAGCCCATGTCGTCGATCTTGCTGCCTTGGAGATGGTTGCTTGGTTCGTTGAGGCGCGTGACTGAGTGTGTCGTCGAGCAGAGGCACGGGGAGAGTTTGGGGGTGACAGTGGCAGAGGGGCTCTTATATAAAGCGTGGCCGGAGAGGGGAATAACGCGGAAAGATCGGCCGAGTCGAGTGTGGGTGTCACCTCGGGCGGCGGTAGTTGTTGGCTGGTTGGTCTGGCCGTGGGTGTGCGTGTTGGCCAGCTTGAGGATTGGACGGTGGACCCCGTGCGAGTTTATTTAGATACAACGCAATTTTAGTTAGATACATAAACTCTCATTTCGTGAAagaaaattactccctccgtcccataaaaATTGGCATGATCTAGCTCAAATCCGTGCTAATTtttatgggacggagaaaATATGAATTTTTTAATTTGACATTACGAACCGAAAGGGGTTGCATGTccaaatatttagaaacagtTGCATCCGTCTGTTTCTAAATGTCAGAAACCCTAcatttgtcctaagtcaaaaaaattaaagtttgatcaagtttatagaaaaatatacaaacATCTACAATagcaaataagtatactatgaaaatatatatcatgctaTATTTAATAACCTAATTTAGAGTTTTAGATGTTGGTAGAATGTTtcataaatttggtcaaaattcaaaatatttagcTTAAGACAAAACTAAGACTTCTTATATTTCAGATCAGAGATAGTCGTATGTAAATAAGCTTTCATTTATTGTGTTTTCTTTACCCATTTCATTTATTGTGTTTTGTGAGAGAGAAATTATTATCTTTCTTGGATTAGCTGTAAGAACATCATCTAAATTAAAAGATGGTACCATTCTCTTTTTATAAAATTATGGGCGACACTGGAATACTTTTAGTAATTGCACGGTCACCTGAGCACATGGCCAGAGTGCCATACTTCTGCAGtctaatacggagtatatagaAGGATCAAGTTTAGAGATCCTAGAAGGCTAGAATGCAAGTC includes:
- the LOC100825838 gene encoding E3 ubiquitin-protein ligase RHA1B encodes the protein MGFPVGYSELLLPRLLLQVLLLLGQLHRFLLWAFQAVGLGDLIDLGNPPMTTTAQDQEAQWHAHASLQHRRPDFRALPRMDIIIEEALPVLRFDELLASSSSPPCCDDDCAVCLSGIAGEDEVRRLPNCRHVFHRGCIDRWMAHDQRTCPLCRAPLIRDDGALWATSAGLPDASDYDLYSYPSPLPLAPTPTLLRPHELLLNGLGGFQ